ggtcgtcccttaatacttgacctgtttctaaaaatgaaaatattctaacaatattatattatttctcactccacccctattaacccaccaaccccctactccatacaaaatataattaaaaattcaacccctactctcccccaaccccatctcttaacccacctcccactaactacattaaaataatactccactatcaactactacctattaaattaaataagtcaattcaagtcccttaaactctgtgcaggtcaaaccgggtcgagtattccgggacggagggagtatgtcatttatagaaacatgaCAAGTATTAAGGAACGACTTTATTGTAAAGCGGAACGAGTATTAggggacggaaggagtaacatttgaaaattaaaaccgACGTAAAAGACAAGCCCGAAATTTCCACGTCAGCATCTAATCATCTTTGACTTTCGAAGTTGAATTACACAGCGAGGATAAAGCTGTTAATcttaatatattaataattaataaataaataacccgATTTGCATGAGTATATAAGCAAATGTCAATCTCACATAAGAAACACCGAAATCACAAGAAATAAGCGGCGCCTCGACTCGACGTGATCTTTTAGTAGTTAACCATCAAACTTTCCCTTACCCTTAAACCTTTTTATTTCTGAAATCAAATCTCTCCATCTCATCCAAATATCTttgtattaataataataataatagtcgTATTACGAAAggattcttaccattttaagaATTAGAGATTTTACCAAAGATTGATTatccattattttatttttatttaatcaaaTTGGTATTGGGGATAATGACGTCGGAAAAAGTTAGTTCGGATCTCTCCACGATTATGCCTAGGGTTCTCATTGTCTCTCGCCGTACTGTGCGCAAGAACAAGTTCGTCGACTTTGTCGGTTCGtttttttctcttattttttcctttttaacaATTTAATTGATGTTTTATCGGTTGATTATGAATTGATTTTCATTTTCCAATTTTAGGAATGCTGTGtttttttatttcttatatATGTTCGATGGTTATTTTGCGTGTTGAGGTGGGTTAGTTTGCGGTGGATTAGATAGTTTGTTTGGCCATATACTTGAGTTGTTTGATCTTGTATTGCTATTACTTGTAAGTTGTTACATCATCCACTGcttcaatttttttgttttggtgaCACTTAGGGATGCGAAAGAGTCTAAGCCAAGCCGTGTTTTAGTTTGTTTGAGCATTAGAAATTTAGAATATTTGTGTTCCTAATGTTGGAGCTTTGCTCGTATTTCGAGTTTGATTTAATAATAGCCTTGACCGGTATCAACCAAGTCTCACATTGCTAAATAAAACAAGTTGTCTTGAATATTAGCGTCTACCTAACTCCATCACAAAGCCTCACTATGGgaccaaaaataaattaaaaccgTTTGAATTACTCCcccgtttttttttgttttttgcgtttgacattttacacgtttattaacgaaTAATtgatgtgcattgagattcctgtatttttttatttaaacaaggatagttatatttatttataatgtttacactttttataaaaaaatttgatgagaaaaatttaatgttccAATAGAAAAGAGTGAGAGATTAGATAacctaatgaatttaattggttaaaataaccATTAGACACAATTTTTGATAGAGTATTAAAACTGAtcatataaaaagaaaaaagaaacggAAGGAGTAGTTCTAAGGTGGACAATATCATACAAATGTCTGAGTTAAGAGTTAGTTTGTGCGGCCCAAACATAGATTGACAATCTGTAGGTCAACTTTGCCAACATGAAAATTGTCAAACACGGAATACTACTCGAAATATAATAGTGTTAATAGAAGTATTTGCAACCTCATAATTAGGTGGAGTTCTGATGTACATCCtcataatgtttattttttgtgGTAGTACCTGCATATTATGAGGCGTAAACACGTTCTTCTAATTTTACATTAATACATTAATAAAATCAAGTAGTTTACTTAAAAAAATGTTCCTTCTCTTAACTTCCTACCATGGCCATAATTACTGTCGTACAGATATCATTGTTCGATCAGTTGTTTACATTATTTTTTCATGCTCGAACAAACTGGATAAATCATTTTCTTGGTGCAATCAAGTGTATAATAGAGTTATAAACTTCAAGCCCAATTGAACTCCCCATAACCCTTGAGTTATGAATAATTATGATCACTTGAGTTTGATAGATTGGTAAGGAAAACTAAGTTAAACTTAAGCACAAAATGGTTAAAGGACTGCTTGATTAATTTGTCAATTATTATACTTCATGTATTATTTTCTTGGGTAGTTAGGTGCGTTAAAAACATACTTTCTTTTATTGAAGTAAACACCATGTTCTGTAAGAAATTTAGTCTCAATTGGTCTTGTTTTAAGTTGTTGTTAAACACCACCTTAATTAAGAGTTTGCGATTTAGTTTTTGGTCGGTGATGGTGTTATTGAGAATTGTTTTCCCTATGAAACTCAACTGGTACATTATTTTTCTGAACAGGGGAATACCATCTAGACCTTATAGTAAGCTATGGAGCAGTCCCGGTAATTGTCCCAAGAGTTAGTGGTGTTTCTGCGCTACTTGAAAGCTTTGAGCCAATCCATGGAGTACTTCTATGCGAAGGCGAAGATATAGATCCCTCTCACTATGAATCCGAGTTATCAAACTTCACAGCTGAAGAACTGGAAGAGATAAGACGAGTACACGCAAGCGACACAACCATCGATCAAGAGAAAGACTCAATCGAGCTAGCCCTTGCAAAACTTTGTCTTGAAAGGAACATACCTTACTTAGGAATATGCAGgggatcacaagtcctaaacgTAGCTTGTGGTGGTACTCTTTACCAAGATGTAGAGAAAGAACTCCCTAAGAAATTCCCTGATTGCCAAAGAGTATCCCATATTAATTATGATGACTATGATGGTCATAGGCACGCGGTGAAGGTGGTGGAGAATACACCTATACATGATTGGTTTAAGGAATCTTTGGATGAGAATAGCATGGAGATTTTAGTTAATAGCTATCATCATCAAGGTGTTAAAAAGTTGGCTCAGAGATTTGTGCCTATGGCTTTTGCTCCTGATGGTTTGACTGAA
This genomic stretch from Spinacia oleracea cultivar Varoflay chromosome 3, BTI_SOV_V1, whole genome shotgun sequence harbors:
- the LOC110801049 gene encoding putative glutamine amidotransferase GAT1_2.1, with protein sequence MTSEKVSSDLSTIMPRVLIVSRRTVRKNKFVDFVGEYHLDLIVSYGAVPVIVPRVSGVSALLESFEPIHGVLLCEGEDIDPSHYESELSNFTAEELEEIRRVHASDTTIDQEKDSIELALAKLCLERNIPYLGICRGSQVLNVACGGTLYQDVEKELPKKFPDCQRVSHINYDDYDGHRHAVKVVENTPIHDWFKESLDENSMEILVNSYHHQGVKKLAQRFVPMAFAPDGLTEGFYDPDAYNPEEGKFIMGLQFHPERMRHPCSEEFDYPGCPFAYKEFVKAVIAYQKKLSSQSSVPKGPKLNKEQETKRRMIVKSFSIAKDMYIAGRSSTVSVKESELEPGAVFLEENTAFSVLSLQQEHRLRQMGATVRNGYSYKKLKMKDEREKVTRSIIGKMSIEQLTDMMSFYYMMGQICSEVLETKLKTP